GCATGGGATAGATCTCGAAGGAATCACGCGCGCGCTCGAAACGGAAGGGGTGGCCTCCTTCAAGGACTCCTACGACAAGTTGCTACACGATCTCAAGCAAAAGCGGCTGGTCATGGCTAAAGGGCTTGCCGCCTGAAGTACTGTTCACGAAACGCCCTGTAGAGGATGCTCGAAGCCAAGGGGCTGGCCTGCATACGCGGCGAGAGGCTGTTGTTCCACGACTTGTCTTTTCGCGTGGGACCTGGATCGTTGCTCTGGATATCTGGTGGCAATGGATCTGGCAAGACCAGCCTGCTGCGCTTGTTATGCGGGCTTTCGCGCCCCGCGGCGGGCGCCGTGCTCTGGTTGGGGGCGGATACCAGCGAGGAGTGCGAGAATTTTCAAAGAGCACTCATCTACCAGGGGCATTTGAACGCGCTCAAGGACGACTTGGCGCCCGAGGAGAATTTGAGTTTTGCGTTGCACAAGGCGAGCGACCGGGCCGCTGTGTCGCATTGCCTGCGCGAGCATGGCTTGGGAGCCTGTTTGGGATTGCCGGTGCGCGTATTGTCTCAAGGGCAAAAGCGCAGAGTCGCGCTCGCCCGGTTATCCTTGGCGGGGGCGCGGCCGCTGTGGATTTTGGATGAGCCCTTCGCCGCGCTCGATACGGCGGCCAGCGTGTCGCTCGCCAATTTGATCGTCAAGCACGTGCGCCAGCAGGGGACGGTGTTGCTCACCAGCCACCAGGAGGTGGAGTTTGCGGACTTACCGCTTCAGCGCTTGCATTTGT
The Betaproteobacteria bacterium genome window above contains:
- the ccmA gene encoding cytochrome c biogenesis heme-transporting ATPase CcmA; protein product: MLEAKGLACIRGERLLFHDLSFRVGPGSLLWISGGNGSGKTSLLRLLCGLSRPAAGAVLWLGADTSEECENFQRALIYQGHLNALKDDLAPEENLSFALHKASDRAAVSHCLREHGLGACLGLPVRVLSQGQKRRVALARLSLAGARPLWILDEPFAALDTAASVSLANLIVKHVRQQGTVLLTSHQEVEFADLPLQRLHLSGEPVVQRTGR